The following proteins are co-located in the Haloplanus sp. HW8-1 genome:
- a CDS encoding IS6 family transposase encodes MPEITRLSDGSDWIELDFVERQRTPEFAMRLGIQMHVAGLSLSNTISILERLGVERSRTAVHNWVQKADLQPEGGASPNHVALDETVIRINDQQYWLYAAIDPETNTFLHIRLFSTYTTGLTEIFLSELREKHDVETAVFLVDNAQWLQTALDRHGLDCRYERHGNRNAVERLFREIKRRTSSFSNTFSHVEPTTAESWLQALAVWWDRCQS; translated from the coding sequence ATGCCCGAAATCACACGCCTCAGCGACGGTAGCGACTGGATCGAATTAGATTTTGTGGAGCGTCAGCGGACACCCGAGTTCGCGATGCGGCTCGGTATTCAGATGCACGTGGCTGGACTATCACTTTCGAATACCATCTCGATTCTTGAGAGGTTGGGTGTCGAACGCTCTCGAACGGCCGTCCACAACTGGGTGCAGAAGGCCGATCTACAGCCCGAAGGCGGTGCGAGCCCGAATCACGTTGCGCTTGACGAAACCGTGATTCGAATCAACGATCAGCAATACTGGCTGTACGCCGCCATCGATCCTGAAACAAACACATTCCTTCACATACGACTTTTTAGCACGTATACGACTGGTTTAACCGAAATCTTCCTGAGCGAATTACGCGAGAAACACGACGTCGAAACCGCCGTGTTTCTCGTCGACAATGCTCAATGGCTTCAAACTGCCCTCGATCGACACGGCCTCGATTGCAGATACGAACGCCATGGCAATCGGAATGCCGTCGAACGTCTATTTCGTGAGATAAAACGACGAACCTCTTCGTTTTCAAATACGTTTAGCCACGTGGAGCCGACGACAGCAGAATCGTGGCTCCAAGCCCTCGCTGTCTGGTGGGATCGATGCCAAAGTTAA
- a CDS encoding NAD-dependent succinate-semialdehyde dehydrogenase: MDVVNPSTGERIESYETHTKDDIDGSLDQATTAFEEWRNRPLREREELLESAAEVLRENKQEYAETMTREMGKPITQAVSEVEKCAWVCDHYAKSASEYLQPEGHSSPPGSSVKTVYEPLGPVLAVMPWNFPFWQVFRFAAPYLTVGNVGLLKHASNVPGCAKAIEDVFNEAGYPDGVFQSLLIPSDLVDDIIADDRLRAVTLTGSGPAGRAVASTAGEHLKKTVLELGGSDPFVVLDDADVAEAAEMGAWARNQNGGQSCIAAKRFIVHTDVYDTFVDELVSEIKSYTVGDPMDEDTDIGPQARQDLMEELHEQVQQSVDAGAEIATGGEPLDREGTYYLPTVLTDVPEGCPADAEETFGPVAAVYEVADEERAIAKANDTDFGLGASIWTEDRDRGERVGREINAGCVYVNQLVKSDPRVPFGGIKESGYGRELSGDGIREFVNRKTIWVE, translated from the coding sequence ATGGACGTGGTCAATCCTTCGACCGGTGAACGGATCGAATCGTACGAAACTCATACGAAAGACGACATTGACGGTTCTCTTGATCAAGCCACGACGGCCTTCGAGGAGTGGCGAAATCGTCCGCTCAGGGAACGCGAAGAGCTGCTCGAGAGCGCAGCTGAAGTCCTCCGCGAGAACAAACAGGAGTACGCCGAGACGATGACCCGAGAGATGGGTAAACCCATCACTCAGGCCGTCTCCGAAGTCGAGAAGTGCGCGTGGGTCTGTGACCACTACGCCAAGTCGGCCAGCGAGTATCTCCAGCCAGAAGGCCACTCCAGTCCGCCCGGCTCGAGCGTCAAGACCGTCTACGAACCGCTCGGCCCGGTTCTCGCAGTCATGCCATGGAACTTTCCCTTCTGGCAGGTCTTCCGGTTCGCCGCGCCGTACCTGACTGTGGGCAACGTCGGCCTCCTGAAACACGCCTCGAATGTCCCCGGCTGTGCCAAAGCCATCGAGGATGTTTTTAACGAAGCCGGCTACCCCGACGGTGTCTTCCAGTCGCTGCTGATTCCCTCCGATCTCGTTGACGACATCATCGCCGACGACCGTCTGCGAGCCGTGACGCTCACGGGAAGCGGTCCGGCTGGTCGGGCCGTCGCATCGACAGCCGGTGAGCACCTCAAAAAAACCGTCCTCGAACTCGGTGGGAGCGATCCATTCGTCGTTCTTGACGACGCCGACGTCGCTGAGGCCGCCGAGATGGGTGCCTGGGCTCGCAACCAGAACGGCGGCCAGTCTTGCATCGCCGCCAAGCGCTTCATCGTCCACACGGACGTTTACGACACGTTCGTCGACGAACTCGTCTCGGAAATCAAGTCCTACACGGTCGGCGATCCGATGGACGAAGACACGGACATCGGTCCCCAGGCCCGCCAAGATCTCATGGAGGAACTCCACGAGCAGGTCCAGCAGAGCGTCGACGCCGGCGCGGAAATCGCGACCGGCGGTGAACCGCTTGATCGGGAGGGGACCTACTACCTGCCGACCGTCCTGACTGACGTGCCCGAAGGCTGTCCTGCTGATGCCGAAGAGACATTCGGTCCAGTGGCCGCTGTATATGAGGTGGCCGACGAGGAGCGGGCGATTGCGAAGGCCAACGACACCGACTTCGGACTGGGTGCAAGCATCTGGACCGAGGACCGCGACCGCGGCGAGCGCGTCGGCCGGGAAATCAACGCCGGTTGTGTCTATGTAAACCAACTCGTCAAATCAGACCCCCGCGTGCCCTTCGGCGGCATCAAGGAGTCCGGATACGGCCGTGAACTCTCCGGTGACGGTATCAGGGAGTTCGTCAACAGGAAGACGATCTGGGTGGAATAA
- a CDS encoding FAD-binding and (Fe-S)-binding domain-containing protein — MATEHFSHDPAADERADYDYQGQRVERPGLVDDLKDLAGDVRFDEYSRQMYATDASAYEVTPIGVVFPTSTDDVAAVVDYCADREIPVLPRGGGTSLAGQAVNEAVVLDFTRHMNGVTSIDPEGRTATAEPGVLLGELDAELKEYDLKFAPDPAWGDKSALGGAIGNNSTGAHSLKYGKTDAYVEEIEAILADGTVTTFGEIAVDDLHDAADPDADDLLARIYAEVVRILDGEAGEIEKQYPDLKRNVSGYNLDVLVGEARDGDTVNLARLLAGSEGTLAIVTEATVSLEPIPNTKSVALLTYEGLVDAVSDVAPIVENHDPAAVELVDDTLIDLASDTSEFEDVVEKLPGGTRSALLVEFYAEDDDDGRKQVADLLADRVPSEGGDADTVIDADVDRYAFDALEAHDEETRAQLWKLRKSGLPILKSRTTDRKHVSFIEDCAVPPVRLPEYVEGFRDILDDHDTFASFYAHAGPGVLHVRPLLNLKDGADVEAMEDIADRVTDLVVELGGSVSGEHGDGRARSQWNEKLYGEELWGTFRALKTAFDPGWLLNPGQVCGVDPSETGGDGPPQRAATVSTTENLRYGSEYDFEADFEPELEWRNDNGFQGMAELCHGCGGCRGEQETTGDVMCPTYRASKEEITSTRGRANLLRQAMSGDLPEDEQFDVEFMHEVMDLCIGCKGCANDCPSEVDMAKMKAEITHEHHQREGASLRDRLFANVDTLAEIGSRTAPISNWATKISGARELLEETVGIAADRTLPTFRSETFQDWWEDRGGAQVSKSEAEREVVFFADTYTNYSDPEVGEAAVRVLEAAGVHVAVAERTDSGRPAHSKGFLEKSRKTAKANVRELAPKVEDGKEVVLVEPSDAVMFQSDYLDLLDSEAAKTLAGNAYGVCEYLDTFRLDENVDWDTPDASFAYHGHCHQKATKKDHHAVGVLRRAGYDIDPLDSGCCGMAGSFGYEAEHKSMSDAIAAILYDQIDDSPAARVVAPGTSCRTQLGDRDGRSEEPPTPVEVLARVASV; from the coding sequence ATGGCAACAGAGCACTTCTCCCACGATCCAGCGGCCGACGAACGGGCCGACTACGACTACCAGGGCCAGCGGGTCGAACGGCCGGGGCTCGTCGACGATCTCAAGGACCTCGCGGGCGACGTTCGCTTCGACGAGTACTCGCGGCAGATGTACGCGACGGACGCGAGTGCCTACGAGGTGACGCCGATCGGCGTGGTCTTCCCTACTTCGACCGACGACGTCGCGGCCGTCGTCGACTACTGCGCCGACCGCGAGATTCCGGTCCTCCCGCGGGGCGGCGGGACGAGCCTCGCCGGACAGGCCGTCAACGAGGCTGTCGTTCTCGACTTCACCCGGCACATGAACGGGGTGACGTCGATCGATCCGGAAGGGCGTACGGCGACCGCGGAGCCCGGCGTCCTCCTCGGCGAACTCGACGCCGAACTCAAGGAGTACGACCTGAAGTTCGCGCCGGACCCCGCGTGGGGCGATAAGAGCGCGCTCGGGGGCGCCATTGGGAACAACTCGACGGGCGCACACTCGCTGAAGTACGGGAAGACCGACGCCTATGTCGAGGAGATCGAAGCCATCCTCGCGGACGGCACCGTGACGACGTTCGGCGAGATTGCCGTCGACGACCTCCACGATGCGGCCGACCCCGACGCGGACGATCTCCTCGCGCGCATCTACGCCGAGGTCGTCCGTATCCTCGACGGGGAGGCCGGCGAGATCGAGAAACAGTACCCCGACCTGAAGCGCAACGTCTCGGGCTACAACCTCGACGTGCTCGTCGGGGAAGCCCGCGACGGCGACACGGTCAACCTCGCCCGCCTGCTCGCCGGCTCGGAGGGGACGCTCGCGATCGTCACCGAGGCGACCGTCTCGCTCGAACCCATCCCGAACACGAAGTCGGTCGCGCTGCTCACCTACGAAGGGCTCGTCGACGCCGTTTCGGACGTCGCGCCGATCGTCGAGAACCACGACCCAGCCGCCGTCGAACTCGTCGACGACACACTCATCGACCTCGCGTCCGACACCTCCGAGTTCGAGGATGTCGTCGAGAAACTTCCCGGGGGAACCCGATCGGCGCTCCTCGTCGAGTTCTACGCCGAGGACGATGATGACGGGCGGAAACAGGTCGCGGACCTGCTCGCCGACCGCGTCCCCTCGGAGGGTGGGGACGCCGACACCGTCATCGACGCCGATGTCGACCGGTACGCCTTCGACGCGCTCGAGGCCCACGACGAGGAGACGCGGGCGCAACTCTGGAAGCTCCGGAAGTCCGGGCTCCCGATCCTGAAGAGCCGGACGACCGACCGAAAACACGTCTCGTTCATCGAAGACTGTGCAGTCCCGCCGGTGCGTCTCCCCGAATACGTCGAGGGCTTTCGCGACATCCTCGACGACCACGACACCTTCGCGTCGTTCTACGCACACGCCGGACCGGGCGTCCTCCACGTCCGTCCGCTCCTCAATCTCAAGGACGGGGCGGATGTCGAAGCGATGGAGGACATCGCCGACCGCGTCACCGACCTCGTCGTCGAACTCGGCGGCAGTGTCTCGGGCGAGCACGGCGACGGCCGCGCCCGCTCGCAGTGGAACGAGAAGCTCTACGGTGAGGAGCTCTGGGGGACGTTCCGTGCGCTGAAGACCGCCTTCGACCCAGGCTGGCTTCTCAACCCCGGGCAGGTCTGTGGGGTCGACCCGTCCGAGACCGGCGGTGACGGCCCGCCTCAGCGCGCGGCGACTGTTTCGACGACCGAGAATCTCCGGTACGGTTCGGAGTACGACTTCGAGGCAGACTTCGAGCCCGAACTCGAGTGGCGCAACGACAACGGATTCCAGGGGATGGCCGAGCTCTGCCACGGTTGTGGGGGATGCCGCGGCGAGCAGGAGACGACGGGCGACGTGATGTGCCCGACCTACCGCGCCTCCAAGGAGGAAATCACGAGCACTCGCGGGCGCGCGAACCTGCTCCGGCAGGCGATGAGCGGCGATCTCCCCGAGGACGAGCAGTTCGACGTCGAGTTCATGCACGAGGTGATGGACCTCTGTATCGGCTGCAAGGGCTGTGCGAACGACTGCCCGAGCGAGGTCGACATGGCGAAGATGAAGGCCGAGATCACCCACGAGCACCACCAGCGCGAGGGCGCCTCGCTGCGCGATAGACTCTTTGCGAACGTCGACACGCTGGCGGAGATCGGCAGTCGCACCGCCCCGATCTCCAACTGGGCGACAAAGATATCGGGTGCCCGCGAACTGCTGGAGGAGACGGTCGGCATCGCGGCCGACCGGACGCTCCCCACCTTCAGGTCGGAGACGTTCCAAGACTGGTGGGAGGACCGCGGCGGCGCCCAGGTCTCGAAGTCCGAAGCCGAGCGCGAGGTCGTCTTCTTCGCGGACACCTACACGAACTACAGCGACCCCGAGGTGGGGGAAGCCGCGGTCCGTGTGCTCGAGGCGGCCGGCGTCCACGTGGCGGTCGCCGAGCGCACGGACAGCGGTCGCCCCGCCCACTCGAAGGGTTTCCTCGAGAAGTCCCGCAAGACCGCGAAGGCGAACGTCCGCGAACTCGCGCCGAAAGTCGAAGACGGCAAGGAGGTCGTGCTGGTCGAGCCCTCGGACGCGGTGATGTTCCAGTCGGACTACCTCGACCTCCTCGACAGCGAGGCGGCGAAGACGCTCGCCGGGAACGCCTACGGCGTCTGCGAGTACCTCGACACCTTCCGTCTCGATGAGAACGTCGACTGGGACACCCCGGACGCCTCGTTCGCCTACCACGGCCACTGCCACCAGAAGGCGACCAAGAAGGACCACCACGCGGTCGGCGTGCTCCGACGCGCGGGCTACGATATCGATCCCCTCGACTCGGGGTGTTGCGGCATGGCCGGCTCGTTCGGCTACGAGGCCGAGCACAAGTCCATGAGCGACGCCATCGCCGCGATCCTCTACGACCAAATCGACGACTCGCCCGCCGCCCGCGTCGTCGCGCCCGGCACGTCCTGTCGCACCCAGCTCGGCGACCGCGACGGCCGCAGCGAAGAGCCGCCGACGCCGGTCGAGGTGCTCGCGCGGGTTGCGTCGGTGTGA